One region of Tachysurus fulvidraco isolate hzauxx_2018 chromosome 9, HZAU_PFXX_2.0, whole genome shotgun sequence genomic DNA includes:
- the ttc37 gene encoding tetratricopeptide repeat protein 37: protein MTEVWCGACALFSCARKLLCTVKMSNKDVKSALKSARDAIKNKEFKEALKHCKAVLKLEKNNYNAWVFIGVAASELEQPEQAQTAYRKAAELEPEQLLAWQGLANLYEKSDQADFKAELPKIYQKLIKLYETSDKVKCFEVSKKLVDIYQTEKNYLQVARVWQHLIQVREAEDGIENFELIELWREMIKLLLGSVDQQDNETQQHLLSAFEKALQLTENVPSEAHKQLIQDYIKCLSKLPHEVMKMKQMCDLMLTLYPKVYYPLEVLAQHYLLLDDCSEEAVGCYTRLLELDAVSSLAHFGLGKKALQDKKYEDACKSFGLGLKQMRSSNIGWYGLAQAELKMHKYTDSVLSSSQGLKSSTGFSEDWTHKLMRVKLEALVRAGTDPSVDEALGMLSQMPDANNDPALLVLKVRAYLQKRKFEEAFQVSSELLSSHPCSVEGLIVKGLTHRAKNEYQQAEQCFTEAVSQRPDCGELYFLLGQLYWNMGEDTRRDKSKVHTHLLKAAKLDPHLGSVFRYLGHYYREVAKDQGRARGCYKKAFELDSTDAEAGAATVDLSMVQGDMDSALAVLQAVTERATPGSAKWAWMRRGLYHLKVGQNAQAIADLQAALRADREDWVCWECLGEAYLNRHSFTAALKAFAQAHMLQPSSIYSLYQMASIKQILGRYKEAAVEYQQIIKTEEYVPALKGLGECLLAMAKTAMEDYLDGRAVDLIQEAITYLFRAVQKRADLSCLWKLLGDACTKCSSVSPNRICVLVPGVLCGTEPSDKPHILDQNELLSLGERCYGRALKLMPDTPSLWCDLGLNYYHQSRLIWSTSTEQDVQSLLEKALQCVKKAVMLDSGNHMYWNALGVVAMTKGIENFALAQHSFIKSVRTEPNNVVAWTNLGTLYFKKGNIELAHEAFKIAQSLEPLYVNCWIGQAFIAETVGSYDTMDLFRHTTELSTHTEGVKGYAYWVCSTLLDKTNRDSELYRYNIVQMNAVSAAQVALTKYTERIQTDAEAFVMLGFLNEHMQLKKQATGAYKRAVELLQKSPQTEEIRFALRGYARALCDTDQWEEAVRHYSSTSLSELHDLTGMALACFRAGRPQESVNAYEKALAVASTEKEKAYILTALALLQHRLGNMDTAKTLLFKCSLLKEPIPESLLCLCALGLVHGDVTLASAALSELLKLDGALRGAVEEHCLLTCTLLALQGNYSAVQREASRAVFRNPGNPSLWALLSRLVPQFCPSKADGGAVAGSVACHASMTLGKRALLYSGINQLASGRHSGEDRRTNALKTIQRAILLCPDDPAVWAGLMAACHTENVACALSGSSPCREGLEKDLMTLVSEKVKSLQREDGLLAQALEGWVLQQTVTGLKQIGHYDEAEALCSQVLSVSPEHPAVFLLLRQVQCECLLLSDARDCIPSTVLDQLSAAVMANPTSVSAWHWLADVYRSQGLLAQASVALRQSLQLASQLGHYSGKLSSLLRLALLSLTPCMAGVGGVEWSSLVREACTEVQKLAPCPVASLFQALLQFSIKMGARETRRLLEKIVYRSGSRDMKTVTAVARWYLLRHLHAKDDLELIDTLMMDAEAAGDLRLLEFHKQLYP, encoded by the exons ATGACGGAAGTATGGTGTGGAGCATGCGCGCTCTTCAGTTGTGCACGGAAGCTGCTGTGCACTGTG aaaatgtcaaataaagaCGTAAAATCGGCTCTAAAAAGTGCCAGGGACGCTATAAAAAACAAGGAGTTTAAAGAAGCTCTGAAACACTGCAAG GCTGTTCTGAAGCTTGAGAAGAATAACTACAATGCCTGGGTGTTTATTGGAGTTGCAGCGAGTGAGCTGGAGCAGCCCGAACAGGCTCAGACGGCCTACAGGAAAGCTGCAGAGCTTGAACCTGAGCAGCTGCTTGCATGGCAG GGCCTTGCAAACCTGTATGAAAAAAGTGATCAAGCTGATTTTAAAGCCGAGCTTCCTAAAATCTATCAAAAACTCATAAAACTGTATGAAAC CTCTGATAAAGTCAAATGCTTTGAAGTGAGCAAGAAGTTGGTGGACATTTATCAGACAGAAAAGAACTACTTACAG GTGGCGAGGGTGTGGCAGCATCTCATTCAGGTGAGAGAGGCAGAGGATGGGATTGAGAACTTTGAGCTGATCGAATTATGGAGAGAAATGATCAAGCTGCTCTTGGGCTCAGTGGACCAGCAGGACAACGAGACTCAGCAACAT CTCCTGTCTGCATTTGAAAAAGCTCTTCAGCTAACTGAAAATGTGCCTAGTGAGGCTCATAAACAACTCATCCAGGATTACATTAAATGCCTCTCAAAA CTCCCTCATGAAGTAATGAAGATGAAGCAGATGTGTGATCTCATGCTGACCCTTTACCCAAAAGTCTATTATCCTCTGGAAGTTCTAGCAcagcattatttattattag ACGATTGCAGTGAAGAAGCTGTGGGCTGTTATACTCGTCTTTTGGAGCTGGATGCGGTTAGTTCCCTGGCCCACTTTGGTCTGGGTAAAAAAGCTCTACAGGACAAGAAATATGAGGATGCTTGCAAGAGCTTTGGCCTGG GACTGAAGCAGATGCGCTCCAGTAACATTGGTTGGTACGGTCTCGCTCAAGCTGAGCTgaaaatgcacaaatacacTGATAGTGTTTTGTCCTCCAGCCAAG ggctGAAGTCGAGTACAGGGTTTTCTGAAGACTGGACCCACAAGCTGATGAGAGTAAAGCTGGAGGCTCTGGTGAGAGCTGGAACAGATCCCAGTGTAGATGAAGCTCTAGGGATGCTTTCTCAG atgcCAGATGCTAACAATGACCCTGCTCTATTAGTGTTAAAAGTTAGAGCCTATTTACAAAAGCGGAAGTTTGAAGAAGCTTTTCAG GTGTCTTCTGAGTTGCTGAGCTCACATCCTTGCTCTGTGGAAGGTTTAATTGTAAAGGGACTGACACATAGAGCTAAAAACGAATACCAGCAGGCAGAGCAATG TTTTACTGAAGCTGTGTCTCAGAGGCCAGACTGTGGGGAGTTGTACTTCCTGCTGGGACAGCTTTACTGGAACATGGGAGAAGACACACGGAGAGATAAGAGCAAAGTACACACTCATCTGCTGAAG GCTGCTAAGCTGGATCCCCATCTTGGCTCTGTGTTTCGCTACCTGGGTCACTACTACAGGGAAGTGGCCAAAGACCAGGGTCGAGCTAGAGGGTGCTACAAGAAAGCGTTTGAGCTGGACTCCACTGACGCTGAGGCTGGCGCTGCCACTGTGGACCTCAGCATGGTGCAGGGAGACATG GACTCTGCTTTAGCAGTTCTTCAGGcagtgacagagagagcaaCTCCTGGTTCAGCTAAATGGGCCTGGATGAGGAGAGGCCTGTATCATCTGAAAGTGGGCCAGAATGCACAGGCTATTGCAGA CCTGCAGGCAGCATTGCGGGCTGATCGTGAGGACTGGGTGTGTTGGGAGTGTTTAGGCGAGGCCTATTTGAACCGACACAGCTTTACAGCTGCCCTCAAAGCTTTTGCTCAGGCCCACATGCTACAGCCCAGCTCCATCTACAGCCTCTACCAGATGGCCTCCATCAAACAGATTCTGGGCAGGTACAAAGAGGCGGCAGTGGAGTACCAGCAGATAATAAAAACTGAAGAGTATGTGCCAGCTCTGAAGG GACTTGGAGAATGTCTTTTGGCCATGGCTAAAACAGCAATGGAGGATTACCTGGATGGGAGAGCAGTAGACCTTATACAGGAAGCCATTACATATTTGTTTAG GGCAGTGCAGAAGCGTGCAGATCTGTCATGTCTGTGGAAGTTGCTGGGAGATGCCTGTACCAAATGCAGTTCTGTTTCTCCTAACCGAATCTGTGTGCTTGTGCCTGGTGTGCTATGTGGAACAGAGCCTTCAGATAAGCCTCACATACTGGACCAGAATGAACTGCTCAGTCTCGGAGAGAg GTGCTATGGCCGTGCTCTGAAACTGATGCCAGATACACCGAGCCTGTGGTGTGACCTGGGCCTCAACTATTACCACCAGTCGAGGTTGATTTGGTCCACATCTACAGAACAGGATGTCCAGTCACTGCTGGAGAAAGCTCTGCAG TGTGTTAAAAAGGCAGTCATGCTGGACAGTGGGAATCACATGTACTGGAATGCACTAGGGGTTGTGGCTATGACCAAAG GAATTGAAAACTTTGCCCTTGCCCAGCACAGTTTCATTAAGTCAGTCAGAACAGAGCCAAAT AATGTTGTAGCATGGACAAACCTTGGAACCTTATATTTTAAGAAGGGCAACATTGAG CTTGCACACGAGGCCTTCAAGATAGCTCAGTCTCTGGAGCCGCTGTATGTGAACTGTTGGATTGGACAG gcGTTCATTGCTGAGACAGTAGGAAGCTATGACACCATGGATCTCTTCAGACACACCACTGAGCTCAGCACTCAT acTGAAGGAGTGAAGGGTTATGCATATTGGGTCTGTTCTACTCTGCTGGACAAAACTAACCGAGACTCAGAATTGTACCGCTACAACATAGTCCAGATGAACGCTGTCTCGGCTGCACAGGTGGCCTTAACCAAATATACAG AGAGAATTCAGACAGACGCTGAAGCCTTTGTGATGTTGGGCTTCCTGAATGAGCACATGCAACTGAAAAAGCAGGCAACTGGAGCCTATAAGAG AGCTGTGGAGTTGCTCCAGAAAAGCCCACAAACTGAAGAAATCCGCTTTGCTCTCAGAGGCTATGCTCGGGCCCTCTG TGACACGGATCAGTGGGAAGAAGCTGTCCGTCATTATTCTTCCACATCTCTCTCGGAGCTGCATGATCTCACAGGCATGGCTCTAGCCTGCTTTCGAGCAGGACGCCCGCAGGAGAGTGTTAATG CCTATGAGAAAGCTCTTGCAGTAGCTTCcacagagaaggagaaagctTATATACTAACAGCTCTAGCTTTACTACAGCACCGACTGGGGAACATGGACACTGCCAAAACTTTACTCTTTAAGTG CTCGTTGCTGAAGGAGCCAATTCCAGAGAGTTTGCTATGTTTATGTGCTTTGGGCCTGGTCCATGGAGATGTTACCCTGGCTAGTGCTGCACTTTCAGAGCTGTTGAAGCTGGATGGTGCATTGAGAGGAGCTGTGGAGGAGCACTGCCTGCTTACTTGCACCCTTCTAGCCTTACAGGGCAACTACAGTGCTGTGCAGAGAGAGGCTTCCAGGGCAGTATTCAG AAACCCAGGAAATCCGTCCCTCTGGGCACTGCTCTCCAGACTGGTGCCACAGTTCTGTCCCAGCAAAGCTGAT GGTGGAGCTGTGGCAGGTAGCGTGGCATGTCATGCTAGCATGACTCTAGGAAAG AGGGCACTGCTGTACAGTGGAATAAATCAGTTGGCCTCGGGCAGACACTCTGGAGAAGACAGGAGGACAAATGCTCTAAAGACCATCCAGAGAGCTATTCTGCTCTGTCCAG ATGATCCTGCAGTCTGGGCAGGGCTTATGGCTGCATGTCACACAGAGAATGTAGCCTGTGCCCTGTCAGGCTCCTCCCCATGCAGAGAGGGTCTAGAGAAAGATCTTATGACACTGGTGTCAGAGAAAG TGAAAAGCCTGCAGAGAGAGGATGGGCTTTTGGCTCAGGCTCTGGAAGGCTGGGTGCTGCAGCAGACTGTGACAGGACTCAAACAGATCGGCCACTATGATGAAGCTGAAGCCCTGTGTTCACAG gtgttgAGTGTGTCTCCCGAGCatcctgctgtgttcctgttgCTCAGGCAGGTTCAGTGTGAGTGCCTCCTCCTGTCTGATGCCAGAGACTGCATCCCCTCGACAGTACTGGACCAGCTGAGTGCTGCTGTCATGGCCAACCCAACTTCAGTGTCTGCTTGGCAT tggctGGCAGACGTGTACCGCTCTCAGGGGTTGCTGGCACAGGCCTCGGTGGCTCTGAGACAGAGTCTGCAGCTTGCCTCTCAGCTCGGTCACTACAGTGGGAAGCTCAGCAGCCTGCTGCGACTCGCCCTGCTCTCCCTCACCCCCTGCATG GCTGGAGTTGGGGGAGTGGAATGGAGCAGTCTTGTACGTGAAGCTTGTACTGAGGTACAGAAGCTGGCTCCGTGTCCCGTGGCTTCACTTTTTCAGGCTCTGCTCCAGTTCTCCATCAAGATGGGAGCCAG GGAGACACGGCGTCTGTTGGAGAAGATTGTTTACAGATCTGGTTCAAGAGACATGAAAACGGTGACAGCAGTTGCTCGCTGGTACCTCCTACGCCACCTGCATGCCAAAGATGACCTAGAGCTGATAGAT ACCCTGATGATGGATGCTGAAGCAGCAGGAGACTTGAGGCTGCTGGAGTTCCATAAACAGCTGTACCCCTGA
- the nol6 gene encoding nucleolar protein 6, translated as MKRKTTQSAGDLGKEMETLNPENEEETVKKLKGSKKKASALLKEDGVLRPIKLSKGELYKAPTVEELNQLKEAESLFHCSLLKMQMEELLKEVSLSERRKKQMDSFIQQITDLLKSVPETPVVELSDLSWLSESGIDVPFILVPEETKGKFHMEPPDSVDLIGSYPLGTCIKPRVSVDLAVTIPASILHPMDGINQRYSRKRALFLAGLAQHISTSPLVGPLHYSCLHGNRLRPLLLVTPSGKDSNSILLRIHAIPPPDFLKPSRFHPQKNNVRTAWYTSQNAEQESSEPPTPQYNSTVLGDHLPRSHLQFLSAHSDQCPAFRDGVALLKVWLRQRELDQGAGCFGGFLASMLLAYLLSTHKVGKTMNAYQLLRNALHFLASTDLTENGITLAKNPDSKAPSLHEFHSAFQVVFVDPSGHLNMCADMTACTYKQVQHEASLSLKFWDDPTLDGFQTLLMTPKPMIRTYDNVYQLTDLVKMQASCKKLSLLSSLMDYSGNYILAVLPFILSLLQRGLGDRIHLLVHSLSPDPEWPVYSEPPMHKDQSPVSVGLLLNPERALSVLDRGPAADSPEAAEFRQLWGSRSELRRFQDGAITEAVLWSGSSTCQRRHVLLEIITHLLELHADIPESGIWFVGGQMDDVIKLEREECSTGEEESLKVVQCFDDLSRKLWQLEGLPLSITSVQGAHPALRYTQVFPPVPVKLAYSYFEREKTSRALVPHEAKPCPYYITPIKVICHMEGSGKWPSDSLAIRHIKAAFHIRLGELLKNQHGYTFRPSPTHLDVWKDGLVFRIQVAYHREPQMLRESVTADGMLVQRDNAEAQALELETQHKPFLTSTLHGLQQQQPCFSAVCRLAKRWLAAQLFSADITEEAADLLVASIFLHPAPFTPPSSPQVGFLRFLHLLSTFDWKNNPLVVNLNCKLTASDYTEIKNHFLASRDSLPVMFIATPNEKNVFVWTKEGPSVQILQRVVLVAAESLRVLEAQLINSSLKQDIRVAFRPPLDIYDVLIHLRPQQVPLLSRAVDPQTIGRQGTLDGDAASSGGAFPVVDFDPVKLYLSELRDAYGDLALFFCDPYGGTVIAVMWKPKAFQPQPFKTSLMNARRVEVTEDMATTVPNIEAIVQDFRIIGEGLVHKVELRTERWVV; from the exons ATGAAGAGAAAAACTACACAGTCAGCTGGGGATCTGGGAAAAGAG ATGGAAACATTGAACCCTGAGAACGAAGAGGAAACTGTAAAGAAACTCAAAGGATCCAAAAAGAAAGCAAGTGCATTGCTCAAAGAGGATGGTGTACTTCGCCCAATTAAACTCTCTAAAGGAGAGTTGTACAAAGCCCCTACTGTGGAGGAGCTCAACCAGCTGAAGGAGGCAGAGAGTCTGTTTCACTGCAGTCTGCTCAAAATGCAG ATGGAGGAACTGCTGAAAGAGGTGTCACTGAGTGAGCGCAGGAAGAAACAGATGGATTCCTTCATACAGCAAATCACTGATCTTCTGAAATCTGTGCCTGAAACTCCAGTGGTGGAG cTGTCAGACTTGTCTTGGTTATCAGAGTCGGGAATTGATGTCCCATTCATCCTGGTTCCTGAGGAGACTAAGGGCAAGTTCCACATGGAGCCACCTGACTCTGTGGACCTGATTGGGAGTTACCCTCTGGGAACTTGCATCAAACCAAGAGTTTCTGTTGATCTGGCTGTCACGATTCCTGCT AGTATCCTGCACCCGATGGATGGAATAAACCAGCGGTACTCTCGAAAGCGAGCTCTTTTTCTTGCAGGACTAGCACAGCACATTTCCACCTCTCCATTAGTGGGCCCACTGCATTATTCATGCCTCCATGGCAACCGCCTCCGCCCTCTCCTGCTTGTCACACCTTCAG GTAAGGACAGCAACAGCATCTTATTGAGGATTCACGCCATCCCACCTCCGGACTTCCTCAAACCAAGTCGCTTCCATCCTCAGAAAAACAACGTCCGGACAGCCTGGTATACCAGCCAAAATGCTGAGCAAG aaagCAGTGAGCCTCCTACTCCTCAGTATAACAGTACTGTACTAGGGGATCACCTCCCTCGCTCACACCTGCAGTTTCTCAGCGCACACTCTGATCAGTGTCCTGCCTTTCGAGATGGTGTTGCTCTGCTCAAAGTGTGGCTCAGACAAAGGGAGCTAGATCag GGTGCTGGATGTTTTGGAGGGTTCTTAGCCTCCATGCTGCTGGCTTACCTGCTGTCCACACATAAAGTGGGGAAAACCATGAATGCCTACCAGCTGCTCCGAAACGCACTGCATTTCTTGG CTTCCACAGACCTGACTGAGAATGGAATTACTTTGGCAAAAAACCCAGATTCCAAAGCG CCTTCACTGCATGAGTTCCACAGTGCTTTCCAAGTGGTGTTTGTGGATCCCTCTGGCCACCTTAACATGTGTGCAGACATGACTGCATGCACCTACAAACAG GTTCAGCATGAGGCATCTCTGTCCCTCAAGTTCTGGGATGATCCTACACTAGATGGCTTCCAGACTCTTCTTATGACCCCCAAACCCATGATCAGGACATATGACAATGTCTATCA ACTGACAGATTTGGTAAAAATGCAAGCCTCCTGTAAAAAGCTCAGTCTCCTCAGCAGTCTCATGGACTACAGTGGGAACTACATTCTTGCTGTGCTTCCCTTCATCTTGTCTCTTCTGCAGCGAGGACTCGGGGACAGGATCCACCTTCTagttcactcactctctccagACCCTGAA tgGCCAGTGTACAGTGAGCCCCCGATGCACAAGGACCAGTCGCCGGTGTCTGTTGGCCTGCTACTGAACCCTGAGCGTGCCCTCTCTGTTCTGGATAGAGGACCTGCAGCAGATAGCCCTgag GCGGCTGAGTTCCGGCAGTTGTGGGGTTCTCGTTCAGAGCTGAGGCGCTTTCAGGATGGAGCCATAACTGAGGCAGTGCTTTGGTCTGGATCCTCCACCTGCCAGAGGAGGCATGTCCTGCTGGAGATCATCACCCACCTACTGGAACT tcATGCAGATATACCAGAGTCGGGTATCTGGTTTGTTGGAGGACAAATGGATGATGTCATTAAACTTGAAAGAGAG GAGTGCAGTacaggagaagaggagagtCTGAAGGTGGTGCAGTGCTTTGATGATCTAAGCAGAAAGCTGTGGCAGCTGGAAGGACTGCCTCTGTCCATCACCTCAGTGCAGGGTGCTCACCCagcactcagatacacacag GTGTTTCCTCCTGTCCCAGTAAAGCTGGCCTACTCCTATTTTGAAAGAGAGAAGACTTCACGTGCTTTGGTTCCACACGAGGCCAAGCCCTGTCCTTATTACATCACTCCTATAAAAG TGATCTGTCACATGGAAGGTAGTGGAAAGTGGCCTAGTGACAGTTTGGCAATCCGGCATATTAAAGCAGCCTTCCACATCCGGCTTGGGGAGCTACTCAAAAATCAGCACGGCTACACTTTCCGGCCCTCACCTACACACCTGGACGTGTGGAAG GATGGACTGGTGTTCCGCATCCAGGTAGCATATCACCGAGAGCCACAGATGCTGAGAGAAAGTGTGACTGCTGACGGCATGCTGGTTCAGCGAGATAACGCAGAGGCACAGGCATTAGAGCTCGAGACCCAACACAAACCCTTCCTCACCAGCACCCTGCATGG tctgcagcagcagcagccatgTTTCAGCGCAGTGTGCCGTCTGGCCAAACGCTGGCTGGCTGCACAGCTCTTCAGTGCAGATATAACAGAGGAGGCAGCTGATCTTCTGGTAGCTTCAATCTTCCTACATCCGGCTCCCTTCACCCCACCAAG TTCTCCCCAGGTTGGTTTTCTCCGCTTCCTTCACCTACTGTCCACTTTTGACTGGAAGAACAACCCTCTGGTGGTCAACCTCAATTGCAAACTCACAG CTTCTGACTACACCGAAATCAAAAACCACTTCCTGGCATCGAGAGATTCTTTGCCTGTTATGTTTATCGCCACTCCCAATGAAAAGAATGTCTTTGTTTGGACCAAAGAAGGACCTTCAGTTCAG ATTCTACAGCGTGTCGTGTTGGTTGCTGCAGAAAGCCTGCGTGTACTGGAGGCCCAGCTCATCAACTCCAGCCTAAAACAAGACATCCGG gtGGCATTTCGTCCCCCACTGGACATCTATGATGTTCTGATTCACCTCAGACCTCAGCAGGTCCCCTTGCTGTCCAGAGCTGTTGATCCTCAGACCATCGGTCGACAAGGCACCCTGGATGGGGATGCAGCAAGCTCAGGAGGGGCTTTCCCTGTCGTGGACTTTGATCCTGTAAAATTGTATCTGTCTGAGCTCAGG GATGCTTACGGAGATCTGGCACTATTTTTTTGTGACCCCTATGGAGGAACTGTGATTGCAGTGATGTGGAAACCCAAAGCTTTTCAGCCACAGCCATTCAAG ACTTCTCTGATGAATGCCAGACGAGTAGAAGTGACTGAAGACATGGCCACTACTGTCCCTAACATAGAGGCCATCGTGCAGGATTTCCGTATCATTGGGGAGGGCCTGGTCCACAAGGTGGAACTAAGGACTGAGAGATGGGTTGTCTGA